From Paenibacillus polymyxa, the proteins below share one genomic window:
- a CDS encoding class I SAM-dependent DNA methyltransferase produces MASYRKFAYVYDELMQDMPYPDWLRFARQAWDRYGMPHTVAELGCGTGSITIPLVNSGFEVAGIDLSSDMLAVARRKMETTPQGQRLFREGSVRWIQQDMREWILPEPVDSVISFCDCLNYLLEEEDIISTFRRTYAGLKPGGTFLFDVHHPQTFLRYDEEQPFVLDERSISYIWTCALDTPRCEIEHHLSIFAKAEHEGRDLYQRFEEIHVQRAYDPDWMKAELSKAGFRDVKVYADFEWVEAADDAARLFYVAVK; encoded by the coding sequence ATGGCTTCTTACCGCAAGTTTGCCTATGTGTATGATGAGCTAATGCAGGACATGCCGTACCCGGACTGGTTGCGCTTTGCACGGCAGGCTTGGGATCGATACGGTATGCCACATACAGTGGCCGAGCTGGGCTGCGGAACGGGCTCAATTACGATTCCACTGGTTAACTCAGGCTTCGAGGTGGCTGGCATCGATTTGTCCTCTGACATGCTGGCAGTAGCCCGTCGCAAAATGGAAACTACTCCTCAAGGGCAGCGATTGTTTCGTGAGGGGAGCGTTCGCTGGATACAGCAGGATATGCGAGAATGGATTTTACCGGAGCCCGTGGATTCTGTCATTTCTTTTTGCGATTGCCTGAATTATTTACTTGAGGAAGAAGATATCATTTCTACTTTTCGCAGAACGTATGCTGGTCTGAAGCCTGGTGGAACCTTTCTGTTTGATGTACATCATCCCCAGACATTTTTGCGTTATGATGAAGAACAACCATTCGTACTGGATGAACGCTCTATTTCGTATATCTGGACATGCGCATTGGACACTCCCCGTTGTGAAATTGAGCATCATCTCAGTATCTTTGCGAAAGCAGAACATGAAGGACGCGATCTGTACCAGCGTTTTGAGGAAATTCATGTACAGCGTGCTTATGATCCAGACTGGATGAAGGCAGAATTGTCCAAAGCGGGTTTTCGTGATGTGAAGGTATATGCAGATTTTGAATGGGTAGAAGCAGCAGATGACGCGGCGAGACTTTTTTATGTCGCTGTAAAATAG
- a CDS encoding CvfB family protein — protein sequence MSLIAGTYVTIMVDREVSPFGYFLTVGEQDVLLHYTELTREIEVGERLEVFIFHDTEDRLAATMKKPFLSLGEMAKLEVADVHPRLGCFLEMGLGRQLLLPIRELPENRDLHPRVGDYVYAIMEHDKQGRLRAKLAGEQELAPLCFHAPSSWLNTWVQATVYKPLQMGTFVLVDGGVLGFGAIGMIHSSERNRMLRLGEEVKVRVTLVREDGRVNLAMSPRKEVGRDEDADRLIAFLKERPGGGMPYSDATPPDIIKQRFGISKSAFKRAMGKLMKEGLVTQKENWTYLVEKMPKPKDGNGE from the coding sequence ATGAGTTTGATCGCTGGTACTTATGTCACCATTATGGTGGATCGTGAGGTATCTCCTTTCGGCTACTTTCTTACCGTCGGTGAGCAGGATGTTCTGCTGCATTATACCGAGCTGACTCGTGAAATCGAGGTGGGTGAACGGCTGGAGGTATTTATCTTCCATGATACAGAGGACCGTTTGGCTGCAACTATGAAAAAGCCGTTCTTGTCTCTGGGGGAAATGGCCAAGCTTGAGGTGGCCGATGTGCATCCGCGGTTGGGATGCTTCCTGGAGATGGGATTGGGGCGCCAACTTTTGCTGCCGATTCGTGAGTTGCCAGAAAACCGTGATCTGCATCCTCGGGTGGGTGACTACGTGTATGCCATTATGGAGCATGACAAACAAGGCAGACTGCGAGCTAAGCTGGCAGGGGAGCAGGAACTGGCTCCATTGTGTTTCCATGCTCCTAGTTCGTGGCTTAATACATGGGTGCAGGCGACGGTGTACAAGCCGCTTCAGATGGGAACATTCGTCCTGGTGGACGGGGGTGTGCTTGGTTTTGGTGCAATAGGAATGATTCATTCGTCGGAACGTAACCGCATGCTTCGCTTGGGCGAGGAGGTTAAGGTACGGGTCACGCTTGTTCGTGAAGACGGTCGGGTCAATCTGGCGATGTCGCCACGCAAGGAAGTAGGCCGTGATGAGGATGCGGATCGGTTGATTGCATTTCTGAAGGAACGTCCGGGTGGCGGTATGCCATATTCTGACGCAACGCCGCCGGATATTATCAAGCAACGGTTTGGTATCAGTAAATCCGCCTTCAAGCGTGCGATGGGCAAGCTGATGAAGGAAGGGCTGGTTACACAAAAAGAAAACTGGACCTACCTGGTGGAGAAGATGCCTAAACCGAAGGACGGGAATGGGGAATAA
- a CDS encoding tautomerase family protein gives MAQIKIFGTKEKLNPIKKQLSEVIHSAVVDAFNYPPEKRFHRFFPMNHEDFIYADGRSDAYTIIEISIFEGRTTEAKKQLINLLFQRINDLLGISPQDLEITIFETPKQNWGIRGVPGDELQLNYKVNI, from the coding sequence ATGGCACAGATTAAAATTTTCGGGACAAAAGAAAAGCTAAATCCGATCAAAAAGCAACTTTCAGAGGTGATTCACTCTGCCGTGGTGGATGCGTTCAATTATCCTCCAGAAAAGAGGTTTCATCGTTTTTTTCCTATGAATCATGAAGATTTTATATATGCAGATGGTCGCTCCGACGCATACACCATTATTGAAATCAGTATCTTCGAAGGCAGAACGACAGAAGCTAAGAAGCAACTCATCAACCTGTTATTTCAAAGAATTAACGATCTTTTGGGTATTTCTCCACAGGATCTTGAAATTACTATATTTGAAACCCCGAAACAGAATTGGGGCATTCGGGGTGTACCGGGTGATGAACTTCAGCTGAACTATAAAGTGAATATATGA